The Vicia villosa cultivar HV-30 ecotype Madison, WI linkage group LG1, Vvil1.0, whole genome shotgun sequence genome includes a region encoding these proteins:
- the LOC131644521 gene encoding uncharacterized protein LOC131644521, with protein MSRGFGTGRYERLGKESATTTLLHEEFKRSTSMPSKASNSSRKMALGSTFRDINLQRNPTKKTNSGSNKKSHPLFNFLDFRRKKKTTSRPEFARYIEYLKEGGVWDLNSNKPVIYYN; from the coding sequence ATGAGTAGAGGTTTTGGAACTGGGAGGTATGAAAGGTTAGGGAAAGAATCTGCCACAACAACACTTTTGCATGAGGAGTTTAAGAGAAGTACAAGCATGCCTTCTAAAGCATCTAATTCTTCAAGAAAAATGGCTCTAGGTTCAACTTTTAGGGATATTAACCTACAAAGAAACCCTACAAAGAAGACTAATAGTGGCAGTAACAAGAAGAGTCATCCACTGTTCAACTTCTTGGATTTTCGTAGGAAAAAGAAAACAACATCTAGGCCTGAATTTGCAAGATATATTGAGTACCTCAAAGAAGGAGGCGTGTGGGATTTGAATTCCAATAAACCAGTTATCTATTACAATTGA